In Triticum aestivum cultivar Chinese Spring chromosome 5B, IWGSC CS RefSeq v2.1, whole genome shotgun sequence, the following proteins share a genomic window:
- the LOC123113749 gene encoding uncharacterized protein codes for MPIAMDTGGAPEPEPEEETVVLPHWVMLDRKGNTLCHNSLEAARVAVDKDKTAAPVDMDGGPSCYVAFTLAAPQKGISCLNLHLPEGPPIALDTPPAYAFLRATDNNLVLFDISNPQKKVLFDISNPSQSCYWEPPADLFVYKAGGPRPSVQRLPPYTIESNMPFLMGFVTTGILRLKDEDRYIVADINVYRGKNGMCAQLCVFRSGAKQWELSPEMPAPQPQDQSNGGQFPNLWSTDNLLAFAGRFLCCIDYMSGVLLCDFVIQDLSPVLRFVPFPGKNDFSDEERVERRFPDRFRSVSISQGMLCFVHIDNDFHGPPPARKSRGQQKRPTQEITVWTLDSNKFEWKLHHVINLDSLWAQPGYLDLHIDQRLPEFPTISLDDPNVLCCLLTEEEFDGDGWNIMVGNNAHLLSCVSLGAEHRHNHLPDTSPLPTVFCKYLERPTGGLVSNARIFTIWALRVHAERYHIREDVTYFSSILVCLANSLC; via the coding sequence ATGCCGATCGCCATGGACACTGGAGGcgcgccggagccggagccggaggaggagaccGTCGTCCTCCCTCATTGGGTGATGCTGGACCGCAAGGGCAACACCCTCTGCCACAACAGTCTAGAAGCTGCTCGTGTGGCTGTCGACAAGGACAAGACCGCCGCTCCGGTCGACATGGACGGCGGCCCCTCCTGCTACGTGGCCTTCACCCTCGCGGCTCCTCAAAAAGGGATCTCCTGCCTCAACCTCCACTTGCCGGAGGGACCTCCAATTGCCTTAGACACCCCGCCCGCCTATGCCTTCCTCCGGGCAACCGACAACAACCTCGTCCTCTTTGACATCTCCAACCCGCAGAAAAAAGTCCTCTTCGACATCTCCAACCCGAGCCAGAGTTGCTACTGGGAGCCCCCGGCAGATCTGTTCGTCTACAAGGCCGGCGGTCCTCGCCCCTCGGTGCAGCGGCTCCCACCCTACACAATCGAGAGCAACATGCCGTTCCTGATGGGTTTCGTCACCACAGGCATCCTGCGGCTCAAAGATGAGGATCGCTACATCGTTGCCGATATCAATGTCTACCGCGGAAAAAATGGTATGTGTGCCCAACTCTGCGTCTTCCGCTCTGGGGCTAAACAGTGGGAACTCAGCCCCGAGATGCCTGCCCCTCAGCCGCAGGACCAGAGCAATGGCGGCCAGTTCCCCAACCTCTGGTCAACCGACAATCTGCTTGCTTTTGCCGGCCGTTTCCTGTGCTGTATTGACTACATGAGTGGTGTTCTGCTATGTGACTTCGTGATACAAGACTTGTCCCCAGTGCTCCGCTTTGTGCCTTTCCCTGGGAAAAATGATTTCTCTGATGAGGAACGGGTTGAAAGGCGCTTCCCTGACAGATTCCGAAGTGTGTCCATCAGCCAAGGCATGCTGTGCTTTGTGCACATTGACAATGACTTCCATGGGCCGCCTCCTGCGAGAAAAAGCCGAGGCCAGCAGAAGCGGCCTACCCAGGAAATCACCGTTTGGACGTTGGACTCCAACAAGTTCGAGTGGAAGCTACATCATGTGATCAACCTGGATTCTCTCTGGGCGCAACCTGGCTACCTAGATCTGCACATAGATCAGCGTCTTCCTGAGTTCCCAACCATCAGCTTGGATGACCCGAATGTTCTTTGCTGCCTGTTAACAGAGGAGGAGTTTGATGGTGATGGGTGGAATATCATGGTTGGCAACAATGCACATCTGCTGTCATGTGTCTCTCTGGGTGCGGAACATCGCCATAACCACCTTCCTGATACCTCCCCACTTCCAACTGTCTTCTGCAAATACCTTGAAAGGCCAACAG